From Rutidosis leptorrhynchoides isolate AG116_Rl617_1_P2 chromosome 3, CSIRO_AGI_Rlap_v1, whole genome shotgun sequence, a single genomic window includes:
- the LOC139896160 gene encoding pentatricopeptide repeat-containing protein At2g27800, mitochondrial-like yields the protein MNIASKSTRYTKQICYIYLKFPQNPNFKHTSVTFFSSYKNRFHKSNTSSSKQTLNQSQFHQTISQLLPRFTPEDLHNLINQQQNPLLCLQLFNWASEQPRYKHDVSTFHITIKKLGRKLSKAVNVYKHMRSLKDLDCRPSIRTYNLLLAAFLSRRSNTYINYMYMDTMRMLFKQMVDDGIEPDIFALNCMIKGYVISLHVNDALRLYHQMGVVYDCRPNSFTFDYLIHGLCSQGRTCNARKICDEMKGKGFVPSSKSYNSLVSSLVIEGEVEEGVRYLWEMVDNNRSGDYIMYRTLVDELCKLQRSKDAVSLLKKLLEKRVVDRDMYTELLRELQVNHGNLYDRNGTSR from the exons ATGAATATCGCATCAAAATCCACTCGGTATACGAAACAAATCTGCTATATCTATCTCAAATTTcctcaaaaccctaattttaaacacACTTCAGTTACGTTCTTTTCATCATACAAAAACAGATTCCACAAATCAAACACATCATCATCAAAACAAACCCTAAATCAGTCCCAGTTTCACCAAACAATTTCACAACTTTTACCTAGGTTTACACCTGAAGACCTACACAATTTAATCAATCAACAACAAAATCCATTACTTTGTTTGCAGTTATTCAATTGGGCATCTGAACAACCTAGATACAAACATGATGTTTCTACATTTCATATCACAATTAAAAAACTAG GTAGGAAATTAAGCAAAGCTGTTAATGTGTATAAACATATGAGGAGTTTAAAGGATTTGGATTGTAGGCCGAGTATTCGAACGTATAATTTATTATTAGCTGCGTTTTTGAGTCGAAGAAGTAATACttatataaactatatgtataTGGATACAATGAGGATGTTGTTTAAACAAATGGTGGATGATGGAATTGAGCCTGATATATTTGCTTTGAACTGTATGATTAAAGGCTATGTGATTTCGCTTCATGTTAACGATGCTTTACGATTGTATCATCAAATGGGGGTGGTTTATGATTGCCGTCCCAATTCGTTTACATTTGATTACTTGATTCATGGATTGTGTTCGCAAGGGAGGACGTGTAATGCTAGAAAGATTTGTGATGAAATGAAAGGGAAAGGTTTTGTTCCGAGTAGTAAGTCGTATAATTCGCTAGTGAGTTCGTTGGTGATTGAGGGTGAGGTTGAAGAAGGTGTTAGGTATTTGTGGGAGATGGTTGATAATAACAGGTCGGGTGATTATATTATGTATCGGACTCTGGTTGATGAGTTATGTAAACTGCAGAGGAGTAAGGATGCTGTTAGTTTGCTTAAGAAATTGTTAGAAAAAAGAGTGGTGGATCGAGATATGTACACAGAGCTTTTACGTGAACTTCAAGTTAATCATGGAAATTTGTATGACAGAAATGGGACATCAAG ATGA
- the LOC139899641 gene encoding elongation factor 1-alpha-like, with the protein MGKEKIHISIVVIGHVDSGKSTTTGHLIYKLGGIDKRVIERFEKEAAEMNKRSFKYAWVLDKLKAERERGITIDIALWKFETTKYYCTVIDAPGHRDFIKNMITGTSQADCAVLIIDSTTGGFEAGISKDGQTREHALLAFTLGVKQMICCCNKMDATTPKYSKSRYEEIVKEVSSYLKKVGYNPDKIPFVPISGFEGDNMIERSTNLDWYKGPTLLDALDAINEPKRPSDKPLRLPLQDVYKIGGIGTVPVGRVETGIIKPGMVVTFGPTGLTTEVKSVEMHHEALTEALPGDNVGFNVKNVAVKDIKRGYVASNSKDDPAKGAASFTSQVIIMNHPGQIGNGYAPVLDCHTSHIAVKFSEILTKIDRRSGKEIEKEPKFLKNGDAGMVKMLPTKPMVVETFAEYPPLGRFAVRDMRQTVAVGVIKSVDKKDPTGAKVTKAAAKKGAK; encoded by the exons ATGGGTAAGGAAAAGATTCATATCAGTATTGTCGTCATTGGACATGTCGACTCTGGCAAGTCTACAACCACTGGTCACTTGATCTACAAGCTTGGAGGTATTGACAAGCGTGTGATCGAAAGGTTCGAGAAGGAAGCAGCTGAGATGAACAAAAGATCTTTCAAATACGCATGGGTTCTTGACAAACTTAAGGCTGAGCGTGAACGTGGTATCACCATTGATATCGCCCTGTGGAAGTTTGAGACCACCAAGTACTACTGCACAGTCATTGATGCCCCTGGACATCGCGATTTCATTAAGAACATGATTACTGGTACTTCTCAGGCTGATTGTGCTGTTCTCATTATCGATTCCACTACTGGAGGTTTCGAAGCTGGTATCTCAAAGGACGGTCAGACCCGTGAGCATGCTCTTCTTGCTTTCACCCTTGGCGTCAAGCAAATGATCTGTTGTTGTAACAAG ATGGATGCCACCACACCAAAATACTCCAAGTCAAGGTACGAGGAAATTGTTAAGGAGGTTTCATCCTACTTGAAGAAGGTTGGGTACAACCCAGACAAAATCCCATTTGTGCCCATCTCTGGATTTGAGGGTGACAACATGATTGAGAGGTCAACCAACCTCGACTGGTACAAGGGTCCAACCCTTCTTGATGCTCTTGATGCTATCAACGAGCCCAAGAGACCATCAGACAAGCCACTCCGTCTACCACTTCAGGATGTTTACAAGATTGGTGGTATTGGAACTGTGCCAGTGGGACGTGTTGAGACTGGTATCATCAAGCCTGGTATGGTTGTTACTTTTGGACCAACAGGGTTGACCACTGAAGTCAAGTCCGTTGAGATGCATCATGAAGCTTTGACTGAGGCGCTACCCGGTGACAATGTTGGGTTCAATGTTAAGAACGTTGCTGTTAAGGATATCAAGCGTGGTTACGTTGCATCCAACTCCAAGGATGACCCTGCAAAGGGTGCAGCCAGTTTCACCTCGCAGGTCATCATCATGAACCACCCTGGTCAAATTGGAAACGGTTATGCCCCGGTTCTTGATTGTCACACCTCCCACATTGCTGTTAAGTTCTCTGAGATCTTGACCAAGATTGACAGACGATCAGGAAAGGAAATCGAGAAGGAGCCCAAGTTTTTGAAGAATGGTGATGCAGGTATGGTTAAGATGCTTCCCACCAAGCCCATGGTTGTTGAAACTTTTGCAGAGTACCCACCACTTGGAAGGTTTGCTGTTAGAGACATGCGTCAGACTGTTGCTGTTGGTGTGATCAAGAGTGTTGACAAGAAGGACCCAACTGGAGCCAAGGTGACCAAGGCTGCAGCCAAGAAGGGAGCCAAGTGA